DNA from Thiomicrorhabdus sp. Kp2:
CTTAAATCAGGCTCTTCAAGTTGAATATTGATTGCACCATAATTCGCCCCAGCCTGAGTGGTCGTTTCGTTATAGTGAACCACGGCGGTTTTTAAGATACCTGGCTCAAGTTCTTTTTCAGTTTCCAATAGAGCCTGATAAAGTTGATCAACATAATCCGCTGTTACTGATGCGGGCGTACCCGCCACAAAACGGACATCCGCATTTAATTTAGTTGATTCAGGCGACGGGAAAAATACAAAACCTAAACGGCCTCCAGCTAACAGACCAATAACAAAAATCATCAGTGCAAGCGTGCTCGCTAAGGTAATACCACGGTGATGTAAGACCCAACGAATCACACTTCTAAATTGATGATGCCTAAAATGGTCTATAGCCGATTCTAAACGATAACGAACCGAACCTTCTTTGGCTTTTTTTACCCCTTTTAAGGCATGGCGCAAGTGGCCTGGTAAAATAGTGAAACTTTCAATTAAAGAGGCAAAAATAACCGCAATAATGACCAGTGGAATTGCAAACAGAATATTACCGATTTCACCACCAATCAACATAAGCGGTAAAAAAGCGCCTACGGTGGTCAATGATGAAGCCGTAACAGGCCCCAGCATTCGGTGTGCGCCACCTTCGGCGGCTTGTAAATCAGGCTCGCCCATTTCATGATGCGCTAGAGCATCCTCTCCCACCACGATGGCATCATCAACAATAATCCCCAACGCCATAATCAAACCGAACAAGCTCACCATATTGATTGAGCCGCCTGCCAAATACATAATCATTAAGGTCGCCATAAACGAAACGGGAATCCCCACCGCAATCCAAAAGGCCACACGTCCATTAAGAAAAATATACAGAATTAAAACAACCAGAATTAACCCGCCAATACCGTTATTAACAAGCAGCATAATACGTTGATTGACTAATGACCAAGTTTCATCATAAACCTGTAAGCGAACGCCTTGAGGCAATTGAGGTTCAACCTCATTTACCCACTTTTGCATAATCTCAGATGACTTTAAGGTATCGCCACTTTCGGCACGCATCAACTGCATTTCAATCGCCGTTGAACCATCTACCGTTAGAAAAGGGGCGTTTTTGATTGGTCGTCTTTCAACGGTTCCAATATCACCCAATGAGAGATTTTGTGAATCAGATACAATTAAAGGCATTTGATTAAACGCCATTTCGGTACGCTTTTGTTCCAAGGCACGTAAGTCACGCACACTATCGTTATCCCCCACTGAACCTGCAGGGTAATCTCGGCTCATGCCCGCCAGTTGATTACCAACAGACTCTAACGTCAGATTATGCTGTTCTAAAGTGTCCTGAGAGATTTCTACCGCCATCTCTTCACTTGGCAAACCTTTGAAATTAATTTTATCAATTCCACGGTTAAGTAAATCTCTCTCAAAGTTCCGCACTATTGGACGCAGCTCCTCCAAACTGCCCTTATCAGAAACCACTAAAACCCGCGCAATGGATTCATAACGTACGATTCTTTCAATAATAGGCTTTTGCGAGTCTTGCGGTAAATTCCTTAACTCGCCTACCCGTTGATTGATTTGATCTATCGCCTCAATCATATCAGTGCCCTCTTCAAACTTTAGCGATATCGAAGAAATCCCTAAAGAAGAGGTTGAGGTCATCTCATCTAGACTGTCTAGATTTCTCAGAACGCGTTCAACAGGCTCGGTAATACTGGTTTCCACATCTTGAGCATTAGCTCCTGGCCAAACAATTCGTACCGAAGCATAATCCAATTCAAAGGTAGGAAAGAACTGAACATTCAACTTCATCAATGCTACAACTCCCGAAAGAATCATAATCAGCATCAGCAAATTCGGCGCAACTTTATGGCGTGCAAAAACACCAATTATGCCTCGAGATTTAAACTTAGACTCTTTTGGATGAATATCCAAATCATCTTTTTCTGAATTTTCTAGCTGGCTCATTTAGCCACCTCAGCCACTTTTAACCCTGATGTTGCATTGGGTAAATGGGTAATACTGACCTTCTCTCCTTCAGAAAACTCGGGGTTTACTAAAGCCCATAATTGGCCATTTCGCATTACCTCCCCCACTATTTGTACCGTATGGGATTGCAAACGCCCCTCTTCTACAAGGTAAAGTCGGTTATTACCGTAAATGGCACTGTAAGGCACTGCAAGCACCTTGCCTTTGACAACACCACGTAAACTCACCTCCATCAACTCACCAGGTCTAAGCTCCAATAAACTACTCGGCAGTTTAAAAAACGCATCTAACCCACTGGTGGTTGCTTCACCCGCTAAACGCAATAGAGGCAATTCTGTCTCTTTGTTGGCCGATTGATAAATGGCATTTAAAGCCACATTTTCTCGTAAGGCTTTTTCAAGCACAGGCAATTGAGCCACAGGTAACTTAGCCCTTAATTCCAAACTCTCTAAAGAGTAAAAACTCACCATTACTGCACCCGCATTCACACGAGAGCCCTCACTCACGTTCACTTTAGCGATTCGTGCATCATAAGGCGCCACCAATTGCCCGCGCTTTAAATTCAACTGGGCTTGCTGATAAGTCGCCTGGGCTTTTTCAAGGCGCGCCTGGGCTTGAGCTATTTTCAACTGATTTTCTTGTACTGCTAATTTAGCGCCCACCACCACATACTCTTGCCTTACCAAAGCTTCATTGGCGATATCCAAAGAAGATTGTGACGCCAGGTTTTTCTGCATTAATTGTTTTGCACGAGTAACTGCAGTCTGCTTTAATTTAAGCACCTTGCTTTCGTGTTCTAAACGTTTTTGATTGGCTTGGTTGGTTAATTTCTGCAATGCCAACTGAGCTTTTGCATCCGCCGCATCCGCTTTGGCTTGGACTAGAGGAATTTGCAAATCTGACTCACTCAAAAAGACCAATTTCTCACCTTTTTTGACGGCCTGCCCCTCTTTAACAAAGACCTGCTCAATCACACCGCTTACAGGCGCTGAAGCAGAAACCATCGAATAAGATTCAACCTTACCGTACAAGGTCTGCACTGGCGCTAAGCTCTCAAATTTAGCGGTTAGCGTATCAACCATCCAGACTTTTTCTTTAATCTCTACTGGCTTCTGCACTGGCTTTGTGGATTTCATATACACAAACACCACAATGGACAATGCAACAATCAGTAATGGAATTAAAAAACGCTTCATTTTTTGCAACATCAGACTTTGCTCTTTTATCTATTTTAGGACTCATTTCAAAAAATAAAGTCTCATCTTAATTTGTTTTAGGCATTCTACCAGGCCTGGTAAAAACCAATTTTATACTTTAAAAATAATGATTACGACGAATAACCCTGAAGAAAATCTTTAATTTGTTTAATCCTAGCTTGCTCAATCGCTACCGAAATATCCGCCCCTTTGACTCCCGTTGCCAATATCTGCTGATTATCTATTTGATTGGCCGCTTTTAAGACTTGAAGCCAAAATGATTTTTGGCGATATTCTACATTTTCAAAACCTAAACGCCCTTTTGCATCGGCTTCACAAGCCACTAAAATCGACTCAAAGTTTTTTGCATCTTTCAGCGCTCCGCAATGTTTCAATACTTTTAAATAGGTTTTGGGCTTTAAGTGAGGCATGCCATCCGAAGTTAACCCTTGATGAATTAAACCGTGAAACTCGGTGACTTTCTCCGCCATTATTTGAGTCTTTTTTGGCAATCGATAGCGCTGCGCCAATTTGGTTACTAAAGGGACACCAGCCCCTTCGTGGCCTGTATGTTTTGGCCATAATTCTTTTGGCGTAATGCCTTTACCTAAATCATGCACTAAAGCAGCAAAACGGACGTTTTCACACTCACTCAACTTAGCTGCGGCATCCAGAACCATCATCGTGTGAATCCACACATCGCCTTCTGGGTGATATTTTTCAGGCTGGGTTACACCGTGTAATGCACTTAGTTCTGGAAACAGCTTTTCTACCGCTCCTACACTGTCCAAAACCTCAAAAAACACACTGGGTTTCGTTGTTTTAAGTGCTTTAACCACCTCCTGCCAAACACGCTCAGGCGTTAAATCGCTTAACTCACCAGAAGCCACCATCGCAGTCATAAGCCGCTTAGTTTCATCTGCTAAGGTAAAGCCATAAGAGGCCAGTTTGGCGGCAAAACGCGCCACACGCAGTACCCTTAATGGGTCTTCTGAAAACGCATCAGACACATGGCGCAAAATTCGATTTTCCAAATCTACCAGGCCTGCATAGGGATCAATAAGATTGCCATCAGCATCTTGTGCCATCGCATTAATCGTTAAATCTCTACGAATCAAATCCTCTTCAATCGTTACAGTGGGATCTGAAAACACTTCAAAACCGTGGTAGCCAGCGCCTACTTTACGTTCGGTTCTCGCTAATGCATATTCTTCTTTGGTTTTGGGATGTAAAAAAACGGGAAAATCTTTACCGACCTGCTGATAACCTTGAGCAAGCATCTCCTCAGGCGTTGCGCCAACAACCAGCCAATCCTGATCATAAGCTTGCTTACCTAGCATGGCATCTCTAACCGCGCCCCCAACTAAATATATCTGCATCTACAAAAACCTATTATTTCTAGAGTTCTAAAAACACCATTCTACCTAAACATAGAAAATGTAAGGTGAAATCTACGAATCAATTCAAACAAAAAAGCCGTCAAAAATGACGGCTTTTAAATCGGTTACTATGGTTAACAAATTAAATTAACTTATTACACTAGCTCACTTGGGTTTCTACCCGCTTCTTTACGGTAGAAATTATAACGTTCACGAATATCGTGTGGAGCGGCATACGTTGAAATCGACCACTCCAAACTACTTGGAACAAAACCAAACTGGGTTGCAAAGTCAGTATCGCTTGTCATCTCTTTATTTAACATAAACAGCTGTGACTTTGAAACCGACGCTACTGGCGCAAAGGGGCCAAAAAAGGCCATAATATTTGCATTCAGTTTACACATTGGGAAAACAATCGCGTCTTTTTGCATCAACTCAGCCACCAACTCACCCAGCTCTTTCATCGTTAAACGTTCTTCACCTGCAAGCTCTATTTTTTTACCAAACGTTTCAGGCTTTTTAATGCTTGAAACCATTGCTTGGGCAAAGTCTTTAATCCACAAAGGCTGAACAACCGTAGCTGAATTAGCCACCATTAATAAATCCATACGATTTAACTGCTTTACAAAACGTGTTGTAGTGTCATCACCTTCTCCAATCAACAGACTTGGTTTGAAGATGGTCACATTTGCATTAGCGACATTGTGCATCAAATTATCGACTTCACCTAGCTCACCAAGCCAGTCAGAATTGGGCGCATTATTATTCGCACCAATCTGTGAAAGACTTAAAACACGCTTCACCCCTGCCGTCTCAGAAACAGATTTAATTTTTTGCGTCACAGAGGTCAAATCTTTTTGCTCAACCATTTCAGTAGCGGTTAAACGATCTGTCGTTAAATTAACAACAATACTTGCACCTTCAACAGCCGCTTTAAGCTGCTCTGCATTATCGTAGCTTTCTAAAGTATGCAAAGTCACATTAGGATAAAGCAAAAACTCTCTAAATCTCTCAGGACGTCGTACCACAACCTTTACTTCGTAACCGGCTTTGGACAATTCGTTTACAACAGATTTTCCAACAAAACCTGTTCCACCAAATACACTGACTTTATTTCCTAATAACATGCTTTATCCAATATTATTCATTCATTATTTTTTACCAAACCGAGTAAGAATAAGTAAATGCTGATGCAAGGTCAAGTTTTAATCTCAGATTCACCCTGTCTATTTTGATACAATACGCGCAAAATTAAATAAAGGATTAAAGCATGTCAGCCATTAACATTTCAGCCTACAGAAGCCCCAAAAAAGCCGAACTGTATTTATTTGTACCCGAAGAAAAAGGCTTAGAAGGCCTGCCAAATGAACTTTTAGTGATGTTTGGTGAACCTGAACACATCATTGATTTTGAACTCACTGCTGATAAAAAATTAGCGAGAGAAGATGCCACGAGTGTTTTGGAATCCATTAACACCAAAGGCTATTTTATGCAGATGCCACCTAATGAAATTGAGAAAATGGGTGACATGGCACCACCTCCTGAACGTTTAGATAATATCTGTTAAATACGAACAGTAGGCCTGTGAACTTTACGCCTGAATAACCAATTAAATCACTCAAGTATTTACAAACAACACAATGTGAATACAATAGAGGTTTAGTTTTAATTTCATCACACATTTTACAAGGAATATCAGCATGGCTTTTACTCTTCCAGATCTACCTTATGACTACGACGCACTTGAAGTCTCTATCGATGCTCGTACTATGGAAATTCACCATACCAAGCACCATAACACTTACATCACTAACTTAAACAATGCCATTGCAGATACTGAATTGGCTGACGCTTCTTTAGAAGAGATGATGGCTAAAGCAGGTACTTTACCTCCTGCCGTTCGCAACAACGGTGGTGGACACTGGAACCACTCATTCTTTTGGAATGTTATGTCTGGAGATAGCATGGGCGCGCCAACGGGCGCATTAGCCGATGACATCAATGCCACATTTGGTGGTTTTAATGCCATGAAAGAACAGTTCAACACAGCGGGTGCTACACGCTTTGGTTCTGGTTGGGCTTGGTTAACGGTTTCAGCCGACGGTAAATTAGAAATCTCTTCTACACCAAACCAAGATAACCCATTAATGGATTGCGCCGATACCAAAGGTACGCCAATCCTAGGTTTAGATGTTTGGGAACACGCATACTACCTACGTTACCAAAACCTACGCCCAGCTTACATGCAAGCTTGGTGGGATGTGGTTAACTGGGATAAAGTTTCAGAATTATACAGTGCGGCTAAATAACTTTATTCGCAACTAAAATAGTCTGACAAGCATTCACACGAAGGCACGAAGACACGAAGTTTTAAGAATCAGCATTCATCACCGATTGCCTGCTAACTTAGATTTAACCAAGTTAAATCTAAAACCTTAAACTCTTCGTGACTTCGTGCCTTTGTGGTTTCAAAACAAGGAGAATAAGATGGTCAGTTTAACTACCCCTGTTTGTGATTTTAACCAACCCGCTATCGACTTTAATTTACCTGGCGTAGATAACCAGGCCTGGTCACTTGAAAAAGCCAAAGGTAAAAATGGTCTTTTAGTCATGTTTATTTGTAATCACTGCCCTTATGTAAAAGCGATTCATAAACGATTAGTTGAAGACACGCGTATTTTGCGTGATGAATATGGCGTGAACAGTATTGCTATTATGTCTAACGATCCAAATGAATATGCAGAAGACTCTTTTGAGAATATGCAAAAAGTCGCAGAACTTTGGGATTTCCCATTTCCTTATGTTTTAGATGAAACACAAGAAACGGCCAAAGCCTATGGCGCCGTTTGCACCCCTGACTTTTTTGGTTATAACGCTGATTTACAACTACAATACCGTGGTCGTTTAGACGAGTCTCGCAAAGAGACTTCAGCTGAAGGTGTTAAAAGAGATTTATTAGAAGCGATGAAACAAGTCGCTCAAACAGGACAAGGCCCTTTAGAACAAATCCCATCAATGGGCTGTTCTATCAAATGGAAACCTTAAACAAAGCTTCCTTATCCAATCCCATCACACCCCTATAAATTAATTTGATTCGCTTCTAAAGTTAACACTTATATAATATCTGTTAACTTTATTACTTAAAATTTTGGGGCAAAACATGCTGAAATATCACTTTAAAAACCTCTGGTTTAGAGACAAATCGGAAGAGATTGTTTTTATAAATAAATATGCCGTGCAAATGCGTGCTGGTTTGATGTTACTCATACCTATTTACATGGTGATTATTCTATTCACAACGGTACTTGCCCCAACCTGGACAGTCTTACCAAACACATTTGTAGAAGAGACTTTTGATATGACTCAGGATTGGCGAGTCATTTTTAATGTACAGGCTTCTAAAACGGTATTTGATTACACCATTCCAAGTATTGTACTTTTATTCGGCTTATTTGAAATGCTGGCTGGTATGTTTATCAAAACCGCTTACCTTTCACCAACAATTCACATAGCGACATTTCTTACCCGAAATATCCGCCCTAAATGGGAACCTCTCAAACCCAAACGGTTTGCCTGGACAATTGGTGCGGTGTTAATTATTTCTTGCTTAATGTTTTTTAACCCTGATTCGGTCGCCAGAACGGTTAATGCACTCTTTAGCGCTGAACTACTAGCAACAACCAGTAACTGGATGCCAGATTTTATTCCTTTACTTGTCGGTATTTGTTTTGCATTAATGTGGTTAGAGGCAATTTTTGGTTTCTGTTTGGGCTGTAAGATTCACTGGATTCTGGCAAAACTTGGCATTTTTAAAGAGCATTGCTACAGCTGTATGAATGTAGATTTTGACCAAAAAGCGTGGATAGAAGAACGTAAAGCAATCGAAAAATCGCTTTAGTTTTTTGTTCACTTTTGAATTACATTAAAGCCGCTCATTTAACCTGAGTGGCTTTACGGTAAACACGAATTAAGTGATGTAACTCCCCCTTAATTTGCTGAACAGGCGCATTTCTCATCACTCCCAAATAACAATAATCCAGCAAATGAGCGAGTCCTTTAGGAGTCGTCTGAATAGGTGACAAGGTAATACGATTTTCGTTAACGCCCCTCTCTAATTCCTCTTGAATAAATTGAATGATAATTTGCTGTTTAGTATCAACCAAGTCTTCAGCCAACTCATTTATAGCAATATGCAAATCTTTCAAAATGAAATCATCATGCACATTTTCAAAAACTTTTTTTCCACTGGCAATTAAATACTCCTCAATCGCATCCCAGGGATCTTTTACATCAACCTCTTGCATTCTCGCTTGAGCTTCACCAATCGAATTCGTCATACAGTGTTGAACAACGTTTCTAAATAAAACCTTTTTATTTTTAAAATATTTATGAACCGTTACCCGAGAATAGCCTGTATATTCACTAATTAATGACATATTGGTTTTACTAAACCCACGTTGTGAAAAACATTTGAGCGCAAGTTCAGTAATTTCTTGCTTGGTATCTTTTGATGTCATTTTTATCTTTAAACTCTTTATAAAACAGCAATATTATAACGCTTCAAAAGTTAGATTTTAAAACCAAGTTTACCGTTACCAAAAGCACAGGCCTGGTAAAACGCTGATAACCATGGTTTTATTCATTCAACCAAATTCAACTCGGTTGCGCCCTAACGCTTTGGCTTGATAAAGTGCATTGTCTGCTCTGGTTATAACTTGATCAACACCATCTTCTGCTGTCGCCTCAGACACACCAAAACTCGCTGTTTTATGCCCAATATGCTCAAAAGTATGCTGACAAATGATTTGGCGTAACTTCTCGGCTAACTCTACAGCACCGTTTAGCTTGGTATCGACACATAAAATCATAAATTCTTCGCCGCCCCAGCGCCCAACGGTGTCAACCACCCTACAATTGTCTTTAAGCAGATTCGCCAGCTCTGTTAGAACACTGTCACCCACTAAATGGCCATATTGATCATTAACGGCTTTAAAACAATCAACATCAACCATAATGACTGAAAACGAGGATTGAGAACGTTTTACCCGTTGTAGTTCATTCTCCAATACGGCATCTAATCTCACTCGGTTACATACGCCTGTTAATGCATCGGTTTCAGAAATGGCTTCAATCATTTTTTCATTGGTAATATTCTGAGAGACCTCTCGATAACCAATAATCTTTTCACCTTCATATTCAGGTAGGAATGTACTGTCTAGCCAAAAAATGGAACCATCTTTGGCTTGGTCTTTGACCTGACCACGCCAGATTAATCCTTGTGAAAGCTTGTACCAAATCTCTTCACTCTGTTCATCAACACTATCTGGCGCTTTTAATATGGTACTTGGCTTACCAATGAGTTCAGACTCGTTATAACCGCTCAACTCACACATTGCTTTACTCACTTTGGTAAAGTTGTCCTCTAAATCTAATGAAGCGGTTACAACGTATTCATCAATAATCGCAAGTGCTTTGGTGTTTTTTTCAATTTCAACATTGAGTTTTTGTTGCAATCGAGAGGGCGAAACAGCAATAAGTAGGGCGGTCGGAATGGCTACCAATAGAATTAATAGCGCCAAATAGAGTGTGACCTGCAGGTTTTGCTCATTCAAACTATTTAAAAAATCTTTTTTGGTTTCCAAAATCAAGAACAGCTGTTCACGGCTTTTAAAGTCCTCTTTGAGCGAAAAACTAAACCAATCTTCAGAACGATATCTAGAGGTTTTTAAAACGTCCATGGTCATTTCTGGTAAAACGCTTGGGATTTTATAACCTGTATCAAGATACCTTGCCCAGTTCAAAGCATCATTAGGATTGATTAAAATATAGCCGTCCTCATCAACCAAATACACATTAAATTCTGAACTCTCTTGTAACACATCCAGTAAATGAGACATTTCTGTATTGATAATCACCAAACCAGCAAACACCCCATTATTAAACACGGGGCTGGCCACCCTTAAAGTGGGTCTAATAGGCAATTCAACACGCTGATTTTCAATATTTAGGTCAAGACTAGAGTGCCAAAACTGGCCTGGCGAAGCCGTTAACAACTCTTTGTAATAGTAACGTAGAGACTTATCTTGTAAGTTCACTTCAGGAATCAAAATAGATTGAAATGTACCTCTTGGTCTTTCAACTCGGATTTTTTCAAACCCTTTGGCGTCAATAAACCGTACTTGAAAAAATTGGTTGTTGGCATTTGAAACATACAAAAAAAGGTTTTCGGCTTGAGCCTGAGAGATTTGGCTTGGATGAGAGAGGTACTGTCCAAAAAGAGGGTTATCAATAATGGCACTCACTTGGTCTTCAATGCCTTTTAAAGCGAATCGAATCGCATTGCGCTTTTGATCTGCCTTGGTCTCTGCTAACTTATAAACATTTTCACTTAACTTATAACCTTCGGCATTATAGGTAACGAACGCTGTTAAAAACGCCACCACAAAACTAAAAACCGTGAAGTAAATAATGAACCGTAAATAGATTTTCTTAGTTAAGACCATCTTGCCACTCCAGGCTTATCATTAGAAATAGAACAACTATCACACTAACTAATGCAACCCATAAAGTCTATTCATTATTACTTATAGGAATGCAAACGGATTGTATTAACCCTCATTTAAACTCAATATAACCTCATGTTTAAGCTTGAGACATTTGCTTCTTTAATTGTTTAGCCGCCAAGGCGTACCCCCCTTTATTGGCATCCACAAAGTGAATATGCTCAATACCTGTTTTTTCCACTAAACAGGTAATTAGCGCGGCATCCGTTAAATGAAAGCCATAAAACAAAGTCCCTTTTTTATAAGCCTCTTCAAGCCAATCTAAGAGCGCTTGCACATTTTCTGAATCACCCGAAAGCACCGCACGAAAGGTATCATCCAACTTCATATAATCGGAATTCACCACCATCTCTTGCTTGTATTTCCCCCAGTCTCCATAAGTATTTTTGACTTTAAAGCGCATCCAAAGCTTACCAATCAAGTTCTCAACCCGAATGATTTGTCTCTCCTTCCATTGATGCCATTTGCTTTGATTCTGACTCTTGGCCAACACTTCCATATTGAGTTTATCTTTATTCAAAGAGAGTGACATACCTTGTACATTTAGAGGGTGGTGAAATTCCACACCCCCTAATAAATCCTGAATTTTTTGGTAAACATTTTGATACAGAGAATAAGCTTGCGCCTCTTTTTGTGCTTTAACCAGCAAGCTTAAGGTCACACCACGTTGACTAGGGACTTCGTTCCATCGACATTCGAAACCACTAAAATCGGCATTGGATGGTACATTTTTTTCTAAAGCAAATTCAGCGTGGTTTTTTATTAAACTATCTGCCTCTTCTAAACCACCCCCCATAAAAAAATACTGAACGAGTGACTCTGAAGCTTTATATTTACAAATATTAACAGGCCTGGTAAGTCGATTAACTGGCACTAAGCCTACTCTAAGTTCTAGCTTTAATGAATCCTTTGAAAGCTCTTGGCACCCTTTTAAAGCTTGCTTAACAACGGTGATTGAATCAGAAGGGATACAAAAGCTAGCGCCGTCCCCGCCAAAAGCAAAAGGTACTTTTAAAGGTTTAAGCGCATTAAGAACCGCAGCAATCGTACTGCCACCAATGGCATTTATATCTCGATAACGCCCCTCCTCAATGGCTTTGGTTGAACCTTTCACATCGGTTATCACAACCCACCAATCATCAGGCAATGGCTGATAAATCTCAGCGTGAAGTCCCTCTTCTAGGTGGGTTAATACAGCTAGTTCTTGTTCAAAATTAGCGGAACTCATTATCAGTTTTAATCCTTTATACTCACACGACCAGGTTATTTATAGTCTCTTATTCATTGGTGTTAATCAATCACTTAATCTTCATTTTCAGTCATACTTTCTTAATCAAACGCAGTAAACAAAGGCTAAGCCTAGTAGATATTTTTAAAGGCTCGGTTATAATGAAATTTCGAGTAAACAACGCTGTGAACTCCCCTTATACTTGCAAAGTCGCCACCCTCTTAGATTCGCTACCCAATAAATGCATAGGATTTTATATGTCTAAACCTCTTTCTATCTTACTGGCCCCTGACAGCTTTAAAGGGTCTTTAGATGCATCCGATTTTTGTAAGATTGCTAGCCAAGTCATTCAGGCAATAGCCCCCACCGCCCAGGTTTTCTCTCGCCCTATGTCAGATGGCGGTGAAGGTTTTGTAGACAGCTTTGTTTGCG
Protein-coding regions in this window:
- a CDS encoding YcgL domain-containing protein translates to MSAINISAYRSPKKAELYLFVPEEKGLEGLPNELLVMFGEPEHIIDFELTADKKLAREDATSVLESINTKGYFMQMPPNEIEKMGDMAPPPERLDNIC
- a CDS encoding thioredoxin family protein, with product MVSLTTPVCDFNQPAIDFNLPGVDNQAWSLEKAKGKNGLLVMFICNHCPYVKAIHKRLVEDTRILRDEYGVNSIAIMSNDPNEYAEDSFENMQKVAELWDFPFPYVLDETQETAKAYGAVCTPDFFGYNADLQLQYRGRLDESRKETSAEGVKRDLLEAMKQVAQTGQGPLEQIPSMGCSIKWKP
- a CDS encoding efflux RND transporter periplasmic adaptor subunit, producing the protein MLQKMKRFLIPLLIVALSIVVFVYMKSTKPVQKPVEIKEKVWMVDTLTAKFESLAPVQTLYGKVESYSMVSASAPVSGVIEQVFVKEGQAVKKGEKLVFLSESDLQIPLVQAKADAADAKAQLALQKLTNQANQKRLEHESKVLKLKQTAVTRAKQLMQKNLASQSSLDIANEALVRQEYVVVGAKLAVQENQLKIAQAQARLEKAQATYQQAQLNLKRGQLVAPYDARIAKVNVSEGSRVNAGAVMVSFYSLESLELRAKLPVAQLPVLEKALRENVALNAIYQSANKETELPLLRLAGEATTSGLDAFFKLPSSLLELRPGELMEVSLRGVVKGKVLAVPYSAIYGNNRLYLVEEGRLQSHTVQIVGEVMRNGQLWALVNPEFSEGEKVSITHLPNATSGLKVAEVAK
- a CDS encoding NAD(P)H-binding protein, which encodes MLLGNKVSVFGGTGFVGKSVVNELSKAGYEVKVVVRRPERFREFLLYPNVTLHTLESYDNAEQLKAAVEGASIVVNLTTDRLTATEMVEQKDLTSVTQKIKSVSETAGVKRVLSLSQIGANNNAPNSDWLGELGEVDNLMHNVANANVTIFKPSLLIGEGDDTTTRFVKQLNRMDLLMVANSATVVQPLWIKDFAQAMVSSIKKPETFGKKIELAGEERLTMKELGELVAELMQKDAIVFPMCKLNANIMAFFGPFAPVASVSKSQLFMLNKEMTSDTDFATQFGFVPSSLEWSISTYAAPHDIRERYNFYRKEAGRNPSELV
- a CDS encoding superoxide dismutase, translating into MAFTLPDLPYDYDALEVSIDARTMEIHHTKHHNTYITNLNNAIADTELADASLEEMMAKAGTLPPAVRNNGGGHWNHSFFWNVMSGDSMGAPTGALADDINATFGGFNAMKEQFNTAGATRFGSGWAWLTVSADGKLEISSTPNQDNPLMDCADTKGTPILGLDVWEHAYYLRYQNLRPAYMQAWWDVVNWDKVSELYSAAK
- a CDS encoding efflux RND transporter permease subunit, encoding MSQLENSEKDDLDIHPKESKFKSRGIIGVFARHKVAPNLLMLIMILSGVVALMKLNVQFFPTFELDYASVRIVWPGANAQDVETSITEPVERVLRNLDSLDEMTSTSSLGISSISLKFEEGTDMIEAIDQINQRVGELRNLPQDSQKPIIERIVRYESIARVLVVSDKGSLEELRPIVRNFERDLLNRGIDKINFKGLPSEEMAVEISQDTLEQHNLTLESVGNQLAGMSRDYPAGSVGDNDSVRDLRALEQKRTEMAFNQMPLIVSDSQNLSLGDIGTVERRPIKNAPFLTVDGSTAIEMQLMRAESGDTLKSSEIMQKWVNEVEPQLPQGVRLQVYDETWSLVNQRIMLLVNNGIGGLILVVLILYIFLNGRVAFWIAVGIPVSFMATLMIMYLAGGSINMVSLFGLIMALGIIVDDAIVVGEDALAHHEMGEPDLQAAEGGAHRMLGPVTASSLTTVGAFLPLMLIGGEIGNILFAIPLVIIAVIFASLIESFTILPGHLRHALKGVKKAKEGSVRYRLESAIDHFRHHQFRSVIRWVLHHRGITLASTLALMIFVIGLLAGGRLGFVFFPSPESTKLNADVRFVAGTPASVTADYVDQLYQALLETEKELEPGILKTAVVHYNETTTQAGANYGAINIQLEEPDLRATRNAEFVKVWQEKAGMAPGLDTLTISAPRAGPPGSDVDVRLFGAEPLKLKEAALDLEQVLQQIQGVSGVRDDLPFGRDQLIYQLTPQGEALGFTYVSLGRQLSDAFSGRLVQIFTDGEDEVEVRVQYPVSEQVSLASINKMQVVSPSGERVPLNSVASWTTQQGFDAMRHVDGQLAVTVVGDVDSNANNANQILESLQQTALPELERKYGISYTIEGQNKRQAETMDDMKVGLLIGLSMIYIVLAWVFGSYGWPLVVMMAIPFGLVGAILGHWWMGLDMTILSMFGFFGLSGIVVNDSIILVSFYKSLRASGLGINKALEEAAVQRVRAVILTSLTTIAGLTPLLFETSLQAQFLIPMATAIAFGLMFSTFLILLVLPAMLSIYENLMEKRGKNSMPPVNEADAVSAVM
- a CDS encoding multifunctional CCA addition/repair protein, translated to MQIYLVGGAVRDAMLGKQAYDQDWLVVGATPEEMLAQGYQQVGKDFPVFLHPKTKEEYALARTERKVGAGYHGFEVFSDPTVTIEEDLIRRDLTINAMAQDADGNLIDPYAGLVDLENRILRHVSDAFSEDPLRVLRVARFAAKLASYGFTLADETKRLMTAMVASGELSDLTPERVWQEVVKALKTTKPSVFFEVLDSVGAVEKLFPELSALHGVTQPEKYHPEGDVWIHTMMVLDAAAKLSECENVRFAALVHDLGKGITPKELWPKHTGHEGAGVPLVTKLAQRYRLPKKTQIMAEKVTEFHGLIHQGLTSDGMPHLKPKTYLKVLKHCGALKDAKNFESILVACEADAKGRLGFENVEYRQKSFWLQVLKAANQIDNQQILATGVKGADISVAIEQARIKQIKDFLQGYSS